From the Leptospira biflexa serovar Patoc strain 'Patoc 1 (Paris)' genome, one window contains:
- a CDS encoding spiro-SPASM protein, which translates to MTNRKEYHPSFAVVYLDSPTLTFLESNFDVNLVDSFLKKLHKVFPNINIHMNVSKPIKSMLEAGSQTKFFEFYESIPSEIEFIKQIGSLLPESVFKDPEWDEVCFLYFTGISPILDPKLTEKIWNRHKNFFSQYSYSENIPPGLIPTVITREFLTSLPDHLTTDIHSFFLKNINQYDVDIFFQSPDLRQLRLDFRFNSPRSKMLIQGLQKIAEDVPYENLLSILKQNPELYRSFPSYLEWEIYKGCELACVFCPREFIDKSNDGSFVSLDVTKQIINRFQNELTSPITISLSGNGEPLLHPNFVAIVKEILTLSQLKELIIETALYKNVDQLFSLINDLDPKLKEKLCIITNVTTLKEDTYQSLYGKNELSQVLESIDSLSKILPQNSLYVQMIKMKEVEDEIDPYFTFFEKKGIQIILQKYNRFAGKLPERRVSDLTPIHRDFCWHLIRDIYLSVSGEVSICKQNQTEMIGNLLSESLSEVWKKGLDSFRHSFNGEHDLIPAPCLNCDEWYTFNA; encoded by the coding sequence ATGACAAACCGTAAGGAATATCATCCCAGTTTCGCGGTTGTTTATTTAGACAGCCCAACGCTTACATTTTTAGAATCAAATTTTGATGTGAATCTTGTTGATTCGTTTCTTAAAAAACTACATAAAGTATTTCCAAATATTAACATTCATATGAATGTTTCGAAGCCAATAAAATCAATGTTAGAGGCTGGATCACAAACAAAGTTTTTTGAATTTTACGAATCCATACCTTCTGAAATTGAATTCATCAAACAAATTGGAAGTTTGCTTCCTGAATCTGTATTCAAAGATCCAGAATGGGATGAAGTTTGTTTTTTATATTTTACCGGTATTTCTCCAATCTTAGATCCTAAACTTACAGAAAAAATTTGGAACCGTCATAAAAACTTTTTTAGCCAATATTCTTATTCTGAAAATATTCCACCAGGACTCATTCCCACCGTCATCACTAGAGAATTTTTAACTTCGTTGCCAGACCATCTAACAACCGATATTCACTCATTTTTTCTAAAGAATATCAATCAATACGATGTGGATATTTTTTTCCAATCTCCTGATCTGCGCCAATTACGATTGGATTTCCGTTTCAATTCCCCTCGTTCGAAAATGCTCATCCAAGGGTTACAAAAAATTGCGGAGGATGTTCCTTATGAGAACCTACTTTCAATTTTAAAACAAAACCCTGAATTGTATCGCAGTTTCCCATCATATTTAGAGTGGGAGATTTATAAAGGATGCGAGCTCGCCTGTGTATTTTGTCCACGCGAGTTTATAGATAAATCAAATGATGGAAGTTTTGTATCGTTAGATGTTACAAAACAAATTATCAATCGATTCCAGAATGAATTAACCTCTCCTATCACCATTAGTTTGTCAGGAAATGGGGAACCACTTTTACATCCAAATTTTGTTGCCATAGTCAAAGAAATTCTCACACTTTCCCAACTCAAAGAACTCATCATTGAAACAGCTTTGTACAAAAATGTGGATCAGTTGTTTTCTCTCATCAATGATTTGGACCCAAAACTCAAAGAAAAACTTTGTATCATAACCAATGTAACCACATTAAAAGAAGATACATACCAATCTTTGTATGGAAAAAATGAACTATCTCAAGTATTAGAATCAATTGACTCACTTTCGAAGATCCTTCCTCAAAATTCTCTTTATGTTCAAATGATTAAAATGAAAGAAGTGGAAGATGAAATTGATCCTTACTTTACTTTTTTTGAGAAAAAAGGGATTCAAATCATCTTACAAAAATACAATCGTTTTGCTGGGAAGTTGCCTGAACGAAGAGTGAGTGACCTTACACCGATTCATAGAGATTTTTGTTGGCACCTAATTCGTGATATTTACCTTTCCGTATCTGGTGAAGTTTCTATTTGCAAACAAAACCAGACAGAAATGATCGGTAATCTTCTCTCTGAGTCTTTGTCTGAAGTTTGGAAAAAAGGATTGGATTCGTTTCGCCATAGTTTCAACGGTGAACATGATTTAATCCCCGCTCCGTGTTTGAATTGTGATGAGTGGTACACCTTCAACGCATAA
- a CDS encoding putative peptidyl-prolyl cis-trans isomerase — translation MQKRPRFQRYFVFIFAAVVSVSLTVPTNPLGSYESLNAVLAIVGPKSISTLDYEEGVERYKNLSRFFPNYRKKGSLHSQVIDFLIDRAVVDNVADEESIQVNEKRIEAEIQKRMEAQGISDLEQFKKSVQSQFNLPYDVWLDDLPYQIKKGQLLQIKVSPPLPSEQEVQSWYNKNKAKVGNEFKFRELVFSPANGSIEEESRLFNELTEIRNKSLQDPSFFKLVASGPRNESRYRLNGGLVNYVPTFELYKTQPTTASVLAQVGGQGKFSEVFRDDRKRYCLVYIEGMRPTPLDAVRKGIQGFLFREKEQTSFEEWVVATRKNTSITIFDPIYIKEHNISNPEEKYNSD, via the coding sequence ATGCAAAAGAGACCTCGATTCCAACGTTATTTCGTTTTCATTTTTGCTGCGGTTGTTAGCGTTTCCCTCACCGTCCCTACAAATCCACTCGGCTCCTATGAGTCGCTGAATGCTGTCCTTGCCATCGTTGGACCAAAATCCATATCCACTTTGGATTATGAAGAAGGTGTGGAACGATACAAAAACCTTTCTCGCTTTTTTCCAAATTACCGCAAAAAAGGATCCCTACATTCACAGGTCATCGACTTCTTAATTGACCGAGCCGTCGTCGACAATGTTGCCGACGAAGAATCCATTCAAGTAAACGAAAAACGAATTGAAGCTGAAATCCAAAAGAGGATGGAAGCACAAGGAATCAGTGATTTGGAACAATTTAAAAAATCCGTCCAGTCACAATTTAATCTACCGTACGATGTTTGGTTAGATGACCTTCCCTACCAAATCAAAAAAGGACAACTTTTACAAATCAAAGTCAGTCCACCTTTACCTTCTGAACAAGAAGTTCAATCTTGGTATAACAAAAACAAGGCGAAAGTGGGGAATGAATTTAAGTTTCGTGAACTGGTATTTTCTCCGGCCAATGGTTCCATCGAAGAAGAATCACGATTATTCAACGAACTCACCGAAATCCGAAACAAATCCTTACAAGATCCTTCCTTTTTCAAACTTGTTGCTTCAGGCCCAAGAAATGAATCTCGTTACAGATTGAATGGTGGACTTGTCAATTATGTGCCTACATTTGAATTATATAAAACACAACCTACCACTGCTTCCGTATTAGCACAAGTTGGTGGTCAGGGAAAATTTTCGGAAGTATTCCGTGACGATAGAAAACGATATTGTTTGGTTTACATCGAAGGGATGAGACCAACACCATTGGATGCAGTGCGAAAAGGGATCCAAGGTTTTTTGTTTCGCGAGAAGGAACAAACTTCATTTGAAGAATGGGTCGTTGCCACTCGAAAAAATACATCCATTACCATCTTTGATCCAATTTATATCAAAGAACACAATATCAGTAACCCAGAAGAGAAGTACAATTCAGATTAA
- a CDS encoding aspartate kinase — protein sequence MSSKIVVQKYGGTSVGDTTKIKNVAKRIKRYHDEGQKVAVVVSAMGHTTDELVDLADQISKNPPKREMDMLLSTGEQVSIALLAIALNELGVPAQSFTGSQLKILTDGNFSNGKIEMIDRSRIDEAFNKGKVVIVAGFQGIDKDENIVTLGRGGSDTSAVALAAALGADECEIYTDVDGVYTADPRKIPTAKMHKQITYEEMLELASLGAGVLHSRSVELGMNYNVVIHVRSSFHDKPGTLVMSEDKIMEKMKVSGVTAKGDQARVTIADVKDKPGIAADLFTQLSNKDVIVDVIVQSSPRDGINTISFTIAKKDITAAKPIIEAYAKEHGNGKAEIDENISIVSAVGVGMKSHVGVAAKMFQSLAEKNINIEMISTSEIKISCVIKQNQAEDAVKALHTTFIG from the coding sequence ATGTCATCGAAAATCGTTGTCCAAAAATACGGTGGAACCTCAGTTGGTGACACCACTAAAATTAAAAACGTGGCCAAACGCATCAAACGTTACCACGACGAAGGCCAAAAGGTTGCCGTTGTTGTTTCTGCAATGGGACATACTACTGACGAACTCGTAGACCTTGCTGACCAAATCTCAAAAAATCCTCCGAAACGTGAAATGGATATGTTACTCTCTACGGGAGAACAAGTTTCGATCGCATTACTTGCCATCGCTCTCAATGAGTTAGGAGTCCCAGCCCAATCCTTTACTGGATCCCAATTAAAAATCTTAACCGATGGCAACTTTTCCAATGGAAAAATTGAAATGATCGACCGTTCTAGGATCGACGAAGCGTTTAACAAGGGAAAGGTGGTAATCGTTGCAGGATTTCAAGGAATCGACAAAGACGAAAATATTGTCACCTTAGGACGGGGGGGAAGTGATACTTCGGCTGTAGCACTCGCAGCGGCTCTCGGTGCTGACGAATGTGAAATTTATACCGATGTGGATGGCGTGTATACAGCAGACCCAAGAAAAATCCCAACGGCAAAAATGCACAAACAAATCACTTACGAAGAGATGTTAGAACTCGCAAGCCTTGGAGCTGGAGTCCTTCATTCACGTAGTGTTGAATTAGGAATGAATTACAACGTGGTAATCCACGTACGATCTAGTTTCCATGACAAACCGGGAACATTAGTAATGAGTGAGGATAAAATTATGGAAAAAATGAAAGTGAGCGGAGTGACAGCGAAAGGGGACCAAGCGCGTGTTACCATTGCAGATGTAAAAGACAAACCAGGGATCGCAGCCGACCTTTTCACCCAATTATCCAACAAGGATGTCATCGTTGATGTCATAGTCCAATCCTCACCAAGAGATGGAATCAATACCATTTCCTTTACCATCGCAAAAAAAGATATCACGGCCGCAAAACCAATCATAGAAGCTTATGCGAAAGAACACGGCAACGGCAAAGCAGAAATCGACGAAAACATTTCGATTGTTTCGGCTGTGGGTGTTGGAATGAAATCACATGTTGGGGTTGCCGCAAAGATGTTCCAATCTTTAGCAGAAAAAAATATCAACATTGAAATGATTTCGACTTCTGAGATCAAAATTTCTTGTGTCATCAAACAAAACCAAGCGGAAGACGCAGTAAAAGCTTTACACACTACCTTTATCGGGTAG
- a CDS encoding acyl-CoA desaturase, with protein sequence MNSASSSVEPVVKEQAPFLFLVLFFLVQATVLLVFTVPFSWNLVWVAVGSYFLRMFGITGAYHRYFSHASFKTSRVFQFVLAWIGAMSMQKGALWWAAHHRNHHKYSDTEKDIHSPSRKGFWYSHMFWFLRDDYNDYEAKLIPDFYKFPELRWLDRNHWIPPLTYAILLYVVGGWGWLVYGYAVSTFILGHATWTINSLSHVYGSVRYESRDTSKNNVWLALLTMGEGWHNNHHYYCSSVNQGFYWYEIDVTYYILKVLSWFGIVWDLKKPPKKVLDEGMSRDLTKKQEKMEASKNRAEAKNKKKVEVLSA encoded by the coding sequence ATGAATTCTGCATCTTCTTCGGTGGAACCTGTTGTCAAAGAACAGGCACCTTTTCTTTTTCTAGTTTTATTTTTCCTCGTCCAAGCGACTGTCTTATTGGTATTTACCGTCCCGTTTTCCTGGAATTTGGTTTGGGTTGCTGTCGGTTCTTATTTCCTTCGTATGTTCGGGATTACTGGTGCTTACCACCGTTATTTTTCCCATGCCTCTTTCAAAACATCTCGGGTCTTTCAATTTGTTTTGGCCTGGATTGGAGCAATGTCCATGCAAAAAGGTGCCCTGTGGTGGGCGGCACACCATAGGAACCATCACAAATACTCGGATACCGAAAAGGACATCCATTCTCCGAGCAGAAAAGGTTTTTGGTATTCCCATATGTTTTGGTTTTTAAGAGATGATTACAACGACTACGAAGCAAAGCTCATCCCTGACTTTTACAAATTCCCCGAACTCAGATGGCTTGATCGTAACCATTGGATCCCACCGTTAACGTACGCGATCCTCTTGTATGTTGTTGGTGGATGGGGTTGGCTTGTGTATGGCTATGCGGTTTCGACATTCATTTTAGGCCACGCTACATGGACCATCAATTCACTTTCTCATGTGTATGGTTCGGTTCGTTATGAATCGAGAGATACAAGTAAAAACAATGTTTGGCTTGCCTTACTCACGATGGGTGAAGGATGGCATAACAACCACCATTACTATTGTTCGTCGGTGAACCAAGGTTTTTATTGGTATGAGATTGATGTGACCTATTACATCCTGAAAGTACTCAGTTGGTTTGGGATTGTTTGGGATTTAAAAAAACCTCCTAAAAAAGTGTTGGATGAAGGGATGAGTCGTGACCTAACAAAAAAACAAGAGAAGATGGAAGCTTCAAAAAACAGAGCTGAGGCAAAAAACAAAAAGAAAGTGGAAGTCCTATCTGCTTAA
- a CDS encoding LIC13255 family lipoprotein, which translates to MNSNSLPRFLLMFVCCMQFHCIQNRDDLFYSATEGNQKIFENYALKNSACGANKLPGSLALGRVKIDDAKLCFRAIELTSCPSWNTEGFTPDPCKVIGTSFR; encoded by the coding sequence ATGAATTCAAATTCCTTGCCTCGTTTCCTGCTAATGTTTGTTTGTTGTATGCAATTCCATTGTATCCAAAATCGAGATGATTTGTTTTATTCTGCCACCGAAGGAAATCAAAAAATTTTTGAAAATTATGCTCTCAAAAACTCTGCCTGTGGAGCCAATAAATTACCTGGTTCCCTTGCTTTAGGTAGGGTCAAAATTGACGATGCCAAACTTTGTTTTCGGGCAATTGAACTCACCAGTTGCCCAAGTTGGAATACCGAGGGATTTACGCCTGATCCATGTAAGGTGATTGGAACAAGCTTCCGATAA
- a CDS encoding LEA type 2 family protein, with the protein MVRKSFQFLWITAFVSFTISHCISDTKKNLDSLKACKFDLVDVRVELKPNPSFPLIPLLDLYPQISVINPNPTKVSIYEFDLDIELVTKNGKEYIGKLQNQSPVEVEPNSETLVVLKLVPEQKGSILPKLLSLANHLAEAAKKGESAEFEIYGTVQVDSVFGKLPLPVREVSRIKLKK; encoded by the coding sequence TTGGTCCGTAAAAGTTTCCAATTCCTTTGGATCACGGCTTTTGTATCGTTTACAATTTCACATTGTATCAGCGATACCAAAAAAAATTTAGATAGTTTAAAGGCGTGTAAGTTTGATTTGGTGGATGTTCGAGTCGAACTGAAACCAAATCCTAGTTTTCCTTTGATTCCCTTATTAGATTTATACCCACAAATTTCGGTGATCAATCCCAATCCAACGAAGGTGAGCATTTACGAATTTGATTTGGACATCGAACTTGTGACCAAAAATGGGAAAGAATACATTGGAAAACTCCAAAACCAGAGCCCTGTTGAAGTGGAACCGAATTCGGAAACGTTGGTTGTTCTCAAACTTGTCCCGGAACAAAAAGGATCTATCCTTCCCAAACTTTTGAGTTTAGCCAATCATCTTGCAGAAGCCGCCAAAAAAGGGGAATCAGCAGAGTTTGAAATTTATGGAACTGTCCAAGTGGATAGCGTTTTTGGGAAATTACCTCTTCCTGTACGAGAAGTTTCTCGCATCAAACTGAAAAAATGA
- a CDS encoding zinc-binding dehydrogenase produces the protein MSEWDEMKAVTILKYDESEPQLELREKEIPTPKENEVRIKIHLSPINPSDLMFIRGLYGFKKKAPVSAGFEASGIVDAVGSGIKTLKVGMSVSCVAPQNDGSWAEYMITTEDNCLPLVDGVTLDEGSSFFVNPMTAWAMVSRCQKEGHGAMIQTAAASALGKMVVRLCKEKGIPLINVVRKKEQEDNLLAIGAENILNSSSPNYQKDLYKISKKLNATYAIDAVAGETAQSLVECMPYGSKIVCYGALSEKPFAVNAGIMLFQNKKIEGFWLSSWIYEIGLEEFQKQAKEAQTYLKTVFQTKINKRFKFEDFKEGLEFYKQHMTEGKVVFGP, from the coding sequence ATGAGTGAATGGGATGAGATGAAAGCAGTCACCATTCTCAAATACGATGAATCCGAACCACAATTGGAACTCCGTGAAAAAGAAATTCCAACCCCGAAAGAGAACGAAGTAAGGATCAAAATCCACCTTTCGCCCATCAATCCATCTGACCTAATGTTCATTCGTGGATTGTACGGATTCAAAAAAAAGGCACCTGTTTCTGCAGGATTTGAAGCGAGTGGGATCGTGGATGCAGTCGGATCAGGAATCAAAACACTCAAAGTGGGAATGTCTGTCTCTTGTGTTGCCCCACAAAATGATGGGTCTTGGGCCGAATATATGATCACAACAGAAGACAACTGTTTGCCGTTAGTGGATGGTGTCACACTGGACGAAGGATCTAGTTTTTTTGTAAACCCAATGACCGCCTGGGCGATGGTCTCTCGTTGCCAAAAAGAAGGACATGGAGCCATGATCCAAACTGCCGCCGCAAGTGCCCTTGGCAAAATGGTGGTTCGCCTCTGCAAAGAAAAAGGAATCCCTCTAATCAATGTTGTGCGAAAAAAAGAACAAGAGGATAACCTTTTGGCCATTGGAGCAGAAAATATTCTCAACTCCTCTTCTCCCAACTACCAAAAAGATTTATATAAAATTTCTAAAAAGCTAAATGCAACTTATGCAATCGATGCAGTGGCCGGAGAAACAGCACAATCCCTTGTGGAATGTATGCCTTATGGATCAAAAATTGTTTGTTACGGTGCGTTGTCAGAAAAACCATTTGCGGTCAATGCTGGAATCATGTTGTTTCAGAACAAAAAGATCGAAGGTTTTTGGTTATCCTCTTGGATCTATGAAATAGGATTGGAAGAGTTTCAAAAACAAGCAAAAGAAGCACAGACGTATTTAAAAACAGTTTTCCAAACCAAAATCAACAAACGATTTAAGTTTGAAGATTTTAAAGAAGGATTAGAATTTTATAAACAACACATGACAGAAGGGAAGGTAGTCTTTGGTCCGTAA
- a CDS encoding MlaD family protein: MKSKKINNETITGIIFFSILVFAFFTTVIQPDRPTKKYPYRLSLFYSRIDGIKEGTEVRILGIPKGYVAHIDSRPLIDVPDRRFLDHNMDHAIELHIALEDPLTLWDNYEVDFQTITLFSGRIININPGSSDGKRPFFKPTFREGEKSPDYLPSARYFDDFFKATSATMEENRSDLRQITLDFRSITDKLNQTEGTIPKIIGSTEMYDELLATIKDAETIGKEGRRYMESSRNLENTMPIPFLITASYYGRTTPITGRRIGPQD, from the coding sequence GTGAAATCAAAAAAAATAAACAACGAAACCATCACAGGTATCATTTTTTTTTCTATTTTGGTTTTTGCATTTTTCACAACTGTCATCCAACCAGACAGACCTACCAAAAAATATCCATACAGACTCTCTTTATTTTATTCTCGCATAGATGGGATCAAAGAAGGGACAGAAGTGCGAATCCTTGGAATCCCAAAGGGGTATGTGGCTCATATTGATTCCAGACCTCTTATCGATGTTCCCGATCGTCGATTTCTTGACCATAACATGGATCATGCGATTGAACTTCATATTGCGTTAGAAGATCCTTTAACTCTTTGGGACAATTATGAAGTTGATTTTCAAACCATTACCTTGTTTTCAGGACGGATCATCAATATCAACCCAGGAAGTTCAGACGGGAAACGCCCCTTTTTCAAACCAACCTTCCGAGAAGGAGAAAAATCTCCTGATTACTTACCTTCAGCAAGGTATTTTGATGATTTTTTCAAGGCAACGTCAGCTACAATGGAAGAAAACAGATCGGACCTCAGACAAATCACATTGGATTTTCGCTCCATCACCGATAAATTAAATCAAACAGAAGGTACGATTCCAAAAATCATTGGAAGTACTGAAATGTATGATGAACTTCTTGCGACGATCAAAGACGCGGAAACCATCGGAAAAGAAGGAAGAAGGTATATGGAAAGTTCTAGAAATTTAGAGAACACCATGCCAATTCCATTTTTAATTACAGCATCATATTACGGCCGTACAACGCCAATTACAGGAAGAAGGA